In Gammaproteobacteria bacterium, the genomic stretch GATCATGCCTGCTCACGCCCACTGGCAACTACGCCGTACGGCAGACATTGTGCGTAATGGGGGGATCATTGCCTACCCAACTGAAGCAGTTTATGGCATTGGCTGTAACCCTATGGATTATCTTGCCGTAATGCGACTGCTTTTTATAAAGCAACGGCAACTTGATAAAGGTCTCATTCTCATTGCCGCAGATTTTGAGCAACTTCAGCCCTATATTAGCGAGCTGCCTCATTCTATCTATCAGAAGATAGAAAAATCCTGGCCTGGACCAGTAACGTGGTTGCTGCCCAAAGCACGGCACACGCCCGCCTGGTTATGCGGCAAGCATGATAAAATTGCCGTGCGCGTCACAGCCCATCCTATTGCAGCAGCCCTGTGCCGAAGCTGCGATTGCGCCTTAGTCTCGACCAGCGCCAATCGTAAAGGCCAAACTCCGGCTCGCAACAGTCTTGCGGTCAGGCGTAAACTTGCAGGCATTGATAAAATCGTTCATGGCGCGACCGGTGGGCTGGCTCAACCCAGCATCATCATCGATGCCCTCAGCGATGAAATAATAAGGGCGAATTGAATAAAACAATGGAAATCCCGAACACTGAGTTAGTGAAGCAATATCTGCTTGGCCTGCAAGATCACATCTGTAGCGAGCTTGAACAAGAAGATGGTAGTGGCCGCTTTCTCGAAGATTCATGGCTACGTGATGAAGGTGGTGGCGGTCGTAGTCGCGTACTCAACAATGGCACTGTCTTTGAACAAGGTGGTGTTAATTTCTCACACGTCATGGGCGAAAACATGCCCGAGTCGGCCACCGCGCATCGACCTGAACTAGCGGGACGCCGCTTTGAGGCGATGGGAGTTTCGCTGGTTATGCACCCGCATAACCCTTATGCACCCACCTCACACGCCAATATTCGTTTTTTCATCGCCGAAAAAGACGGCGCAGACCCTATTTGGTGGTTTGGCGGCGGCTTTGACCTAACGCCCTATTACGGTTTTACAGAAGACGCTATCCATTGGCATCAAACAGCACGTAAAGCCTGCTCACCCTTTGGCGACGATGTCTATCCGCGCTATAAAAAATGGTGTGATGAATACTTTTTTCTCAAGCACCGTAACGAGCCACGCGGTATTGGCGGGCTTTTCTTTGATGACCTCAATGAGGGCAGCTTTGAACAATGCTTTGCCTTCATGCAAAGCATTGGCGATCATTTTCTTGACGCCTACCGACCTATTATTGCACGGCGAAAAGACACCCCTTTTGGTGATAAACAACGCCAATTTCAACTTTATCGTCGTGGCCGTTATGTCGAATTTAACCTGGTCTATGACCGCGGTACGCTGTTTGGCCTGCAAACCGGTGGCCGCACTGAGTCGATTTTAATGTCGCTACCGCCACTGGTTCGCTGGCAATATAATTATCAGCCTGATACCGGCACACCTGAAGCCGAACTCTATGAGACCTTCTTAAAACCGCAGGATTGGGCCAATGAAACTTGAAAGACGGCTTAAAACCGTTAAACTGCCACCTGATTTCTTAACGGTTTGCTAACTAAGTAGCCACTAAAACTAGGTAAAAATGATCATGGACAACGACATCACCATCGAAAAAAACCGCGTGGGTTATTTTCAATTCACCTTAAAAGACGATGATGACAATATTTTAATGGAGGTCGATGAAGATCGTAGCTATGTCCATGGTCATGGTGCATTGATCGTCGGCCTGGAAAACGCCCTGCAAGGCCACAAGAGTGGCGACGAATTTTCTGTTGCCATTGCGCCCGCTGATGCCTACGGTGAACACAGCCCGGAACTGCTGCGTATGTTTAGCATCGATAAGTTTGATATGGGTGACGAAGAACCTGAAATTGGTATGACCTTCGACCTGCCGAGCAATACTGGTTTTCACCGCTTTCGCGTTGTTGGTATTGAAGATGGCAACATAGCGGCTGATGGCAACCACCCTTGGGCGGGGATGACGTTACATTACGATATTAAAGTAACGGGGGTTCGCGACGCCAAGGCTGAAGAAATCGAACAAAAATCACCGATTGAAATTGAAGTGCCAGGCATTATCGGCGCCTAGCGCCTAACAGCAAGCCTAGCTAGGGCGGCGCGGCCTCGAGATTTTTTTCAACTGTTCGAGAATATCGCCATAGCCACCGGTAATGACTTGGCGTAGATCTTCTCGCGCAGACTCATGCGTTCGCCCTGTCGCAGCCATTTGTGCCACCAACTGATCAAACTGCTCACGGCATTCACTCGCCAAATCACTATTGCCACGCCGACTATGAACCGGGCTCATGAGTATTGAACCACACTGGCAATTGCGCAGCAGCTCGACAATAGCCTGCTCCTCGTCGTTAAAACCTTGTTTGAGTCCGGTTTCTGGCGTAGTAGAAACGGTGTCACGAATAAACTCACTCAAGGTTTGATAACTGCGCTGACAATTGCGGCACGTTTTGGGAAAGTCACTGTCGGCAACAGAACGCAAACCAACAACACGTATCTTTCGCTTAACCTGCTTAGGCTCATTCTCAGACTGGGCACTCTCTCTAAGTATCGCTTGCACGACATCGGCAATAGCGGGCGACTGACCAAGATAAGGCGTCATTGTAATATCGCAGGCATCATGCCGTGCTTGCGCGGCTGCGACCAAAGTTGCAACGTCTTCGCTAACATGGCGCCCCTCGCTAAGAAAATAAGGCAATATCACGACACGCGTTGCACCAGCAACGACGGCTTGATCAATGGCGTCGGCAATACTGGGCTCAGCCAATTCAAGAAAGGCCGCGTTAACCTCATCAAACTCAACAGAGGTAGTTAAACGCTGACACAGTTCTGCCACCTCTTGGTTTGCGTTTTGACGCCGACTACCGTGAGCAACGAGCAATAAATGGGAGTGGTCTGCCATAGTGTTTCCTGCTAATGCGTGGCTATTTTACACAATAGTAGTGTATCGACTTTACGGTAATGCGTATTGATTAACGCCAGGGATTCATACGCCTATTTCAACACAGCCTGGACACTCTTGCGAAACTCAGGAACCAGCTCACGCTCGTACCAAGGGTTCTTTTTCAGCCACCGTTGATTGCGCGGCGAAGGATGCGGCAAAGGCCAATACTGTGGTGCATAGTCACGCCATTGCTTAACGGTATCGGTCAGGGTTTGGCCCTTAACATCAAGATAGTGCTTTTGCGCATACTGACCAATGAGCAAAATGGATTGCAAATTGGGTAACTGTTGCAGAATACGCTGATGCCATTGCTCTGCACATTCTTTGCGTGGCGGCAAATCGCCCGATTTGCCCGTACCAGGATAACAAAAACCCATGGGCATGATGGCAATCGCGGGATGCGTATAAAAGGTATTACGACCAACCCCCATCCATTCACGTAAACGATTTCCACTGGGGTCGTTCCAGGGAATGCCGGTGGCATGCACCTTACGCCCGGGTGCTTGACCAATAATGAGTAATCGCGCCGTTTTGCCAGCGACCAGAACAGGTCGCGGCGCATTAGGTAAGTGCTCTGCACAAATCTGGCAAGCACGCACCTCACGCAACAGTTTTGCCAATGTTTCTTTCACAAGAAAGAGGCCGCTATGGCCATATCACCGCAGTGCAACGCCTTATAATTCTTATTATTCGTTTAGCATTTTCTCTACGCAATACCATAGTCTTTTTCTTTGGAGTTATCGCTTTAATTTTTGATACTTCAACAAGCGTTTCGATACGGACAACACGTTTATCTATATCGATCATTCGATCAGATAGTTTTTCTGTTTGTGTATTGAGCCGTTTAACTTCATCTGTTAGCTTGAGCGTGTCCAGTAATATACTTTTCCAAGCAGCCATTAAGTGGCTTGCCCCGCTACTATCGGTGAAACTGGCGAACGTAATTGTTTTAACGTTTTTGCGACAACGCGATTCGTCTTTTTGGTCGAATGAATAGCCTCTTGCAATCTTTCTGAGACAAGCTCCATGAGCTCAGTGGCTTCATGTGCATTGCTGTTCGGGTCAAATGCCTCTATGGCCAATCTAACAATTTCTGACTCTGACTTGCCTTGTGATGCAGATAACCTGGAAAGCTTGTTCCGTTGTTTCTGACCAAGCATGATTTGTTTTCTTGACATATTGACAGCGACAGACATATTAAATACCTATGTGGTCTTATTAACCCGGCAACCATATAGATCATGTTCAGGACTTCAAGCATAGACCAGATCAAGGCATCACTGGCAGCCAATGGTGGTTCCATTAGCAACAGTGATAACGCCGAGCGGGGCTACGCTTGAAGTCCCTAACCGATTGTTTTTTAAAAGACAGCCGCTGTGTGCCGCTGCGCAGGCTGCGTTATCAAAGCTTGCTGTAGAACCACTACAGCGGCGCTTTGATGCCTTGCTGCGCAGCGGCACACAGCGGCTGAACATGATCTATATGGTTGCCGGGTTAATATATTAGACTGACTATACACATACACACCCGCCGACACAGCCATGTACGTTAAGAACGTGTGAGTTTGCATTGCCGTATATCCTCGCCTCTTTCTATAAAGTTTTTTGCCAACCTATGTGAAAAATGCTGTCGGTTTCTAACTGTGGACCATCGAGGTTTTGTTGTATCGGGCGAGAATACTCAAGCGCTAAGCGGTGTCCTTTAAAGTAACCACTGCGTACCAAATAGTTAACACCCATGCCTAAATCGGTACGGCGGCCACCACGTAAATCCGCTCGCGCTGTCGGCACAATATCAATGCCATTCATTGGGTTAGTCACCAATAAGTCAGGATCAGCGCCGTCGATATTATCCCATTGCGACCACGCCAGACGTGCACTGACACTGAAGCTGGCATTGATACGTCTGGCGAACCAACCTGTCGCCTGATACCGATCACCCAGCGTGTAGTCTCGGCTGTTCTCACCCAGACGCAGGGTTGCCATGCCCTGTGCGCCCCACGACCAGGAACCCGCAGACTGGCCTAAATAAGTGATACCCGGCATAATGTCATACGTACCCGAACCCAAGCGCATGGGGTAAGGCAACAGACTGTTAGCCCCCATCGGGGTCGTATCTTTGGTATCAATATCACCCGTGGGCACACTCAACCCGAAATTGGTATGCCAACGCTGTCCGTCACGGTCAAAGAATTTATACATGCCACCGACACGAATATCACCAATGCCCTCTGCCTTGGTCGTAAAATTAGCACCGGTGCGAGTAACGTGATCCATGCTTAATTTAACGTAAGGCAGCATCCCCATTAATGTCAACTTGTCGTTAACCGCATACATGGCACCAAACATATGCATTTCCATGGTCATACTCAGTGGCGTGACGAGGAAACCATCGGTACCTGTGCGCGAACCATCAGTGCCATTCAATACTTGCTGGGCACTGAGACGGTTGCTGCCATCGCGGTTGCCGTCCATGTCCATGTTCATATAGCGGTATGACAACATCAGTTCACCCGTTTTATGGGTATGCTCAGCCATAACACCTATCGGTGCATGGCTATCTGGGACAGCCAAATCCCAGTCATGGGCTTGCGCTACTGACGTACCAGCTAATACCAATACCACAAAAAGGCTTAATCTAGACATCAAACTTTCCTTCATATTAGGTTTATTAAATTTTATAGGAAATTGTAGGGTTGATGTGTAACCGCAACAATTTTCCGCCGGGTTCCAGAAATTGTTTTTAGCAAGCGCTGTGGCTACGTGCCTTGACACTCCATCAAGGGTCTTGCATAGCATCAACACTTATTAAGACACCAGCACCATCTTTAGTACCATCCAGTGGTAAGGCACTGAGCCTATTACCCCAAACGCAACCCGTGTCCAGCGCCACCACCCCATTGCCGATATAACCACCTATGGTAGACCAATGGCCGAAAACAATGGATAAATCGCGGCTGGCACGGCCAGTCAAAGCAAACCAGGGTTCAAGCCCTGCGGCTTGTGTGCCGAATGTACCTTTTTCTTCCAGAGCCAATGCGCCTGCATCATCACAATAACGCAAGCGTGTAAAACAGTTAATGATGAAACGTCGACGTTCAGCATCATTTGTCAGCTCATCCCAATGATTGGGTTCATTACCATACATGGTGCCCAAAAACTCGCCATAATCGCAGGCCTGTAAACACGTTTCGACTTCGCGCGCGCATTGCTGCGCTAGCGATAAATCCCACTGCGGTGGCAAACCGGCATGAAGCAAAGTAACGCCCAGATCATCATCGTGGTGAATTAATGGCCGATGTCGCAGCCAGTCCAGTAATTGGTCTCGGTCTGGCGCATCGAGCACGTCATGAAAAGTGTCTTTTTTGTGATAACGCAAATGACCATTGGCAACCGCCAGCATGTGCAGATCATGGTTGCCCAATACGCTGATAGCGCTATCACCCAAGCCTTTAATAAAGCGCAACACGGCCAACGAATTAGGCCCGCGATTGACCAGGTCGCCGGCAAACCAGAGCGTGTCTTGCGCGGGGTCAAATTGAATTTTTTCAAGCAGTCGTTGCAAGGGCTCAAAACAGCCTTGAATATCTCCGATCGCATAAGTTGTCATATCATAATATTCTTGTTAACGCCTAGTGCTCTATTCAATGTGAGTGTGCGAGTTCAGTTAGCTTGTCAATGTACATGGCAAGGCGCGTCTCGCTGCGAAATCCCACAGCAAGGCTGAACCCGTAATTATCACATTGATAGAGCACCAGTGCTTGCACCAAACTAAGGCAACAGTGATAATAGTCTGCCTATACACCTAATAAGAAGTGTTAATCCTGTGAATATACTGTCTTTGCACCACCCTCGTTCGGTTTATATCGTCATTCTGTTCAGCATATTGCTGGCATTAAATGGCTGCTCTACGATTAAGAAATTAAATCCGTTCTCTAAAGACGGAGATGAAGTAGTAGCGCCCATTGCCAGTGGTGAGTTTACCGGTCGCGGGTCTGTGGCACTGGAAACCAACCCACCCGGTGCGACCGTGATTATCCTGGGACATATTCTCGGTAAAACCCCTTTGCGGGTTGAAGAAAATGATATTTTTCCTTCGATTTATGCTAACGAACTGAAACCTATTTACGGCAAAGTACGCTTCAAGCTCAAAGGCTGTAAGCAAGTCACTCGCCAGATCACACCTGAAGATATCGCTGCCGGCGTTAAGATAGATTTAGAATGCGGCGAAACAGCAACACGTAAGACGGCGGATTCTGCCAACCGCAGTAGTGACAACGATAACTTTGATACCTCAATCAACGCACCGCTATACAGTGGTGACAACAACATTAAGGTGCGCTTACTCCGTGTCAAAAACCTACTTGCAGAAGGGTTGATTACGCAAGACGAAGCCAACACTATCCGTAGACGTATTTTGGAAGACCCTGGCCTTTAGTCATACGCAAAAAAAGCGCCTCTAAGTAAACTTGTATAAAAACTCTACTGTTACATATCGGAAACCAGAAGGGCAATAGGCTTGCTCAGTGACGTCCTGATAATGCCATCGCATATCCTAACACTAGGATAGCGCAATACACGTAGCACACATATGGTTAATAACAGTAGGCAATAATCGGAGATATGCTAGCGTGTAAGTTATTCGCCTACAAAAAATACTATCTTTTCCTGGCAGATATTTTTCAATGACGGAACGATACTACAAGGAATGGACGTCGCGTAGGACTCAAGGATGAGTCCAATTCTAACAGCGTAAACATTTCCCTAATTGTTATTTATTAACTACGCTGACATCAAACATAGACTCCTTATATTTCCGCAGCTATTCTTTTGAAATATCTTTTTCTGGAGTTATCGAAAACGCTAATTCTTTGTCAAAAAAATCCACTATAAAACATGAACCACCAGAAAATCCCATAACTAACTTTTATTCTCTATACCGATAAATCTTATTAACAACCTTCCCTGTCAATAGCTTGGCAATAACTTCTTGTTCTTCATTTAAATTCATTGTTGGCGGTTTCGAGTAATTTCATGCGTTTACGGACGTGAGTTGTCTGGTTTGTCCTACAACTAAATTGATTTTATTTTGGCATGATAGCCTTCCGATGGAGCGGGAGGCTATGTCGCTCAAGGACGAGCGACTTTCTCTTCCATCTTCAAACTAATCATCCCAAAAGTTTGCTCTTGGCTTATTCTAGTAAGCATAGCGGCCTGTCTACACCTCCCTGTAAGAACGCCAATGCAACAAAAGCTTAGGCTGGCTCGTAGCCCAGATTTGGCGCTAACCAGCGCTCCGCTTCTGCTAACGTCATGCCTTTACGTTGCGCATAGTCTGCAACCTGATCTCGATTAATAACGCCAAGACCAAAATAACGTGCATCGGGATGGCTAATATACCAACCACTGACCGCCGCCGTCGGCACCATGGCAAAGCTTTCCGTAATGGTGATACCGGCATTGTTGAGCGGGTCAATTAATTGCCACAATAAGGTCTTTTCAGTGTGATCGGGGCAGGCAGGATAACCTGGGGCAGGCCGTATGCCTTTATACTGCTCAGCGATCAGTTGCGTGTTATCTAATTGCTCATCGCTGGCATAAGCCCAATCATGCTTACGCACGCGCTCGTGCAGGTACTCGGCATAGGCTTCGGCAAGACGGTCGGCCAACGCTTTAAGAATAATATCGGAATAATCATCATGCTCAGCGGCAAAACGCGCAATGTGTTGTTCGATACCAATACCTGTGGTGACAGCAAATGCGCCAATATAATCGGCAATACCACTTTCTTTCGGCGCAATATAGTCACTCAAACACTGGTTAGGCCGGCCAGGGGGTTTTTGCAATTGCTGGCGCAGTTGGTGCAAGGTCATCAACACCTCAGTACGCGATTCATCGGTATAGACTTCAATATCATCATCGTTAACTGAATTAGCCGGGAACAAACCAAACACAGCACGTGCTTGCAGCCATTTTTCATCAATAAGCTTGTCAAGCATGGCCGTTGCATCAGCAAACAATGATCGTGCGGTTTCGCCCACCACTTTATCATCGAGCAATTTGGGATAACTGCCAGCCAGCTCCCAGGCCTTAAAGAAGGGCGTCCAATCAATATAATCGCGCAATGCTGACAGGTTTTGGTCTTCTATTACTGTCAAACCTGATTGTTTAGGTTTGACAGGTTGATAGATTGACCAATCAACTTTAGCCTTGTTCGCGCGCGCATCAGCCAGACTAAGCCAATTGGTTTTTGCTTGCTTGCCTTTATGACGCTCGCGCACTTGCTCGTATTCTTTATCGATTTGTTGCAGATATTCTGTGCGTAAATTTTCACTGACAAGGTTCTGGGCGACACCGACAGCGCGCGATGCGTCCTTGACGTAGATCGTTGCGCCTTTATAACCGGGGGCAATTTTGACCGCAGTATGCACGCGTGACGTGGTCGCGCCACCTATCAATAAGGGGATACTTAAACCCAGACGCTGCATTTCTTTGGCTACGTGGCTCATCTCTTCCAGCGACGGTGTAATCAAACCGGACAAACCAATAATATCGACCTGCTCTTTGACCGCGGTATCAAGAATTTTTGCCGCAGACACCATCACGCCAAGATCAATAATCTCAAAGTTATTGCATTGCAACACGACACCCACAATATTCTTGCCTATATCATGCACATCACCTTTAACCGTAGCCATTAGAATCTTGCCGTTATTACTGACTTCGGCTTGGCCTTCTTCAATAAAGGGTAATAGATACGCCACGGCCTGCTTCATGACGCGCGCGCTTTTCACCACTTGCGGTAAAAACATTTTGCCTTCGCCAAAGAGGTCGCCGACGACATTCATGCCATCCATTAATGGCCCTTCAATGACTTCAATCGGCCGCTCAAAGCCCTGCCGGGCTTCTTCGGTGTCGCCCTCAATAAACTTGTTAATGCCTTTTACCAAGGCATGCGCCAAACGCTCTCTGACCGGCAGTTTGCGCCATTCCATATCATTGACGTTAGCCTTTTTAACGCCATCACCACGATAATCCTCGGCGATTTCCAGCAAGCGTTCTGTGCCATCGTCACGACGATTGAGAATCACATCTTCGACGCGTTCTCGTAGCTCTTTAGGTAGATCGTCGTAGACCGCGAGCTGACCGGCATTAACGATACCCATGTCCATGCCCGCTTTAATGGCATGATAGAGAAATACCGAGTGAATGGCCTCGCGCATCAGGTTATTACCGCGAAATGAAAATGACACGTTACTGACACCGCCGGATATTTTGGCATGTGGCAGGGTACGCTTTATTTCTCGCGTGGCTTCAATAAAATCAACCGCGTAATTGTTGTGTTCGTCAATACCGGTGGCGACGGCGAAAATATTGGGGTCGAAAATAATATCTTCTGGTGGAAAGCCAATTTCGTCGACTAATATTCGGTAGGCACGTGTGCAGATTTCAACTTTTCGCGCTTTGGTATCGGCCTGCCCTACTTCATCAAACGCCATGACAACGACGGCTGCACCGTAGCGTAAAACTGTTCGTGCTTGTTCTCTAAAGCTCTCCTCGCCTTCTTTCATGCTAATAGAGTTAACAATGCATTTGCCTTGCAGGCATTTAAGCCCAGCCTCGATGACACTCCATTTAGACGAGTCGATCATTATCGGTACACGTGAAATATCCGGCTCTGAGGCAATCAGGTTGAGAAATGTGTCCATGGCTTGCTCGCCATCGAGCAAGCCTTCGTCCATGTTGATATCAATGATCTGCGCACCGCTTTCAACTTGTTGGCGTGCAACATTCAGCGCTTCATCATAATCGTCATTTAAGATCAGCTTTTTGAAACGTGCCGAACCGGTTACATTGGTACGTTCACCGATATTGACGAACAAGCTGTCGCTATCGATGTTGAGCGCCTCAAGGCCACTGAGACGTTGCTTATGTGTATTCTCAGCAGGGGTGCGTGGAGAATACTGGCTCACGGTCTGCGCTATCGCCTTAATATGCGCGGGGGTGGTGCCACAACAACCGCCTATAATATTCAAAAAACCACTTGCCGCCCATTCATCCAGCTCTTTGGCCATGGCCTCGGGGCTTTCATCATATTCACCAAACTCGTTAGGCAAACCGGCGTTAGGATGGGCGCTGACATAACAATCGGCATAGGCTG encodes the following:
- a CDS encoding threonylcarbamoyl-AMP synthase, encoding MPAHAHWQLRRTADIVRNGGIIAYPTEAVYGIGCNPMDYLAVMRLLFIKQRQLDKGLILIAADFEQLQPYISELPHSIYQKIEKSWPGPVTWLLPKARHTPAWLCGKHDKIAVRVTAHPIAAALCRSCDCALVSTSANRKGQTPARNSLAVRRKLAGIDKIVHGATGGLAQPSIIIDALSDEIIRAN
- the hemF gene encoding oxygen-dependent coproporphyrinogen oxidase, with amino-acid sequence MEIPNTELVKQYLLGLQDHICSELEQEDGSGRFLEDSWLRDEGGGGRSRVLNNGTVFEQGGVNFSHVMGENMPESATAHRPELAGRRFEAMGVSLVMHPHNPYAPTSHANIRFFIAEKDGADPIWWFGGGFDLTPYYGFTEDAIHWHQTARKACSPFGDDVYPRYKKWCDEYFFLKHRNEPRGIGGLFFDDLNEGSFEQCFAFMQSIGDHFLDAYRPIIARRKDTPFGDKQRQFQLYRRGRYVEFNLVYDRGTLFGLQTGGRTESILMSLPPLVRWQYNYQPDTGTPEAELYETFLKPQDWANET
- a CDS encoding peptidylprolyl isomerase — protein: MDNDITIEKNRVGYFQFTLKDDDDNILMEVDEDRSYVHGHGALIVGLENALQGHKSGDEFSVAIAPADAYGEHSPELLRMFSIDKFDMGDEEPEIGMTFDLPSNTGFHRFRVVGIEDGNIAADGNHPWAGMTLHYDIKVTGVRDAKAEEIEQKSPIEIEVPGIIGA
- a CDS encoding CbiX/SirB N-terminal domain-containing protein; translated protein: MADHSHLLLVAHGSRRQNANQEVAELCQRLTTSVEFDEVNAAFLELAEPSIADAIDQAVVAGATRVVILPYFLSEGRHVSEDVATLVAAAQARHDACDITMTPYLGQSPAIADVVQAILRESAQSENEPKQVKRKIRVVGLRSVADSDFPKTCRNCQRSYQTLSEFIRDTVSTTPETGLKQGFNDEEQAIVELLRNCQCGSILMSPVHSRRGNSDLASECREQFDQLVAQMAATGRTHESAREDLRQVITGGYGDILEQLKKISRPRRPS
- a CDS encoding uracil-DNA glycosylase family protein; amino-acid sequence: MAKLLREVRACQICAEHLPNAPRPVLVAGKTARLLIIGQAPGRKVHATGIPWNDPSGNRLREWMGVGRNTFYTHPAIAIMPMGFCYPGTGKSGDLPPRKECAEQWHQRILQQLPNLQSILLIGQYAQKHYLDVKGQTLTDTVKQWRDYAPQYWPLPHPSPRNQRWLKKNPWYERELVPEFRKSVQAVLK
- a CDS encoding transporter gives rise to the protein MSRLSLFVVLVLAGTSVAQAHDWDLAVPDSHAPIGVMAEHTHKTGELMLSYRYMNMDMDGNRDGSNRLSAQQVLNGTDGSRTGTDGFLVTPLSMTMEMHMFGAMYAVNDKLTLMGMLPYVKLSMDHVTRTGANFTTKAEGIGDIRVGGMYKFFDRDGQRWHTNFGLSVPTGDIDTKDTTPMGANSLLPYPMRLGSGTYDIMPGITYLGQSAGSWSWGAQGMATLRLGENSRDYTLGDRYQATGWFARRINASFSVSARLAWSQWDNIDGADPDLLVTNPMNGIDIVPTARADLRGGRRTDLGMGVNYLVRSGYFKGHRLALEYSRPIQQNLDGPQLETDSIFHIGWQKTL
- a CDS encoding symmetrical bis(5'-nucleosyl)-tetraphosphatase, whose product is MTTYAIGDIQGCFEPLQRLLEKIQFDPAQDTLWFAGDLVNRGPNSLAVLRFIKGLGDSAISVLGNHDLHMLAVANGHLRYHKKDTFHDVLDAPDRDQLLDWLRHRPLIHHDDDLGVTLLHAGLPPQWDLSLAQQCAREVETCLQACDYGEFLGTMYGNEPNHWDELTNDAERRRFIINCFTRLRYCDDAGALALEEKGTFGTQAAGLEPWFALTGRASRDLSIVFGHWSTIGGYIGNGVVALDTGCVWGNRLSALPLDGTKDGAGVLISVDAMQDP
- a CDS encoding PEGA domain-containing protein → MNILSLHHPRSVYIVILFSILLALNGCSTIKKLNPFSKDGDEVVAPIASGEFTGRGSVALETNPPGATVIILGHILGKTPLRVEENDIFPSIYANELKPIYGKVRFKLKGCKQVTRQITPEDIAAGVKIDLECGETATRKTADSANRSSDNDNFDTSINAPLYSGDNNIKVRLLRVKNLLAEGLITQDEANTIRRRILEDPGL
- the metH gene encoding methionine synthase, with product MSLQTNQPKTLTQLLANRIVILDGAMGTMIQDYGLQEADYRGQRFADHPCDLKGNNDLLSITQPKIIRDIHAAYLEAGADIVETNTFNSTTIAQADYQLESVAYELNFASAKVAREAADAVAEKTGQTRFVAGVLGPTNRTASISPDVNNPGFRNVNFDELVDAYIEAISGLVDGGADIILVETIFDTLNAKAAVFAIKRYFDEHNTSLPVMISGTIADASGRTLSGQTDEAFANSLRHIKPLSIGFNCALGAKELRQYIESLSAYADCYVSAHPNAGLPNEFGEYDESPEAMAKELDEWAASGFLNIIGGCCGTTPAHIKAIAQTVSQYSPRTPAENTHKQRLSGLEALNIDSDSLFVNIGERTNVTGSARFKKLILNDDYDEALNVARQQVESGAQIIDINMDEGLLDGEQAMDTFLNLIASEPDISRVPIMIDSSKWSVIEAGLKCLQGKCIVNSISMKEGEESFREQARTVLRYGAAVVVMAFDEVGQADTKARKVEICTRAYRILVDEIGFPPEDIIFDPNIFAVATGIDEHNNYAVDFIEATREIKRTLPHAKISGGVSNVSFSFRGNNLMREAIHSVFLYHAIKAGMDMGIVNAGQLAVYDDLPKELRERVEDVILNRRDDGTERLLEIAEDYRGDGVKKANVNDMEWRKLPVRERLAHALVKGINKFIEGDTEEARQGFERPIEVIEGPLMDGMNVVGDLFGEGKMFLPQVVKSARVMKQAVAYLLPFIEEGQAEVSNNGKILMATVKGDVHDIGKNIVGVVLQCNNFEIIDLGVMVSAAKILDTAVKEQVDIIGLSGLITPSLEEMSHVAKEMQRLGLSIPLLIGGATTSRVHTAVKIAPGYKGATIYVKDASRAVGVAQNLVSENLRTEYLQQIDKEYEQVRERHKGKQAKTNWLSLADARANKAKVDWSIYQPVKPKQSGLTVIEDQNLSALRDYIDWTPFFKAWELAGSYPKLLDDKVVGETARSLFADATAMLDKLIDEKWLQARAVFGLFPANSVNDDDIEVYTDESRTEVLMTLHQLRQQLQKPPGRPNQCLSDYIAPKESGIADYIGAFAVTTGIGIEQHIARFAAEHDDYSDIILKALADRLAEAYAEYLHERVRKHDWAYASDEQLDNTQLIAEQYKGIRPAPGYPACPDHTEKTLLWQLIDPLNNAGITITESFAMVPTAAVSGWYISHPDARYFGLGVINRDQVADYAQRKGMTLAEAERWLAPNLGYEPA